A region of the Hirundo rustica isolate bHirRus1 chromosome 5, bHirRus1.pri.v3, whole genome shotgun sequence genome:
tccagccttcTGTCCGATCACATCTTGCTTTAGGGGAGCAGAGGTGAAGAGCTACTACTGAGGGGTTCTGCAAGGTAATCGGCTTGttggatttttactttttgtttgtaATGACTAACTAGCGGTTAAGTAGATGGACCAAGAGAAAACTCCTGGCAAACTGTCCTGCTGGAATTTGTTGAAGTAGAAAAGCCTACTTTTCTACAATACAAAAATAGAAACtcagaaatagattttaaaatgttttggctTGCTTGCTTCCTGCAGGGAAACCGAGGTAGTTTTTGAGATCAAGatctaatttaaaatatacaatCACTAGGATTTCTTTCAGTCATGGGTACCAGTTGTATGTGTTTAAATACACATATGCATTCTAACTGAGTTTCAGTTCATCACATTAGACAGGTTTAGCAAGCAGCAGTCCACTGAGACCACGTTCCAGCTGTTTCGCTCAGCTCCTCACcggctgtgtgtgtgtttctctcCAGCCATACTGCTGCAAAACGCCCTGAATTCTTTGTACCTTCCTGTACCTTTTGCAGGCTCAAAATTGCCAAGATGTTTCTGATTATTTCTCTGGTCACTGGGCTTGCCCTCTCTGCCTCTGGTGTCATGACAGACAAGGAAACTGACCCACGCCAGGACTCATTGcatgaaatacagaaacaagTGAATGACCTCTGGCAGAATTTGCTCTACCCAGTAACACGTGGTAACGAGACTGATTGGATGATTTACACCACTTGTGAAATGAAGCCCAGCTCCAAAATAGATACTGACAAGCCACAAGTGACTGGACAAGTCTTATTCAGGCAGTCTTACTCATATGGAAGACTGGAAGCCATTTTTTACTTGGATGGCTTTCCACTGGATAACAATCAGTCTAGCAGAGCTATACACATCCACGAGCTTGGAGACCTCAGCAATGGCTGTGATTCTACAGGGGGGCACTATAACCCTTTCAGAGTGAACCACCCTCGTCACCCAGGAGACTTTGGCAACTTTCTTCCTAAAGACGgcaaaatcagaaaatacaaaacaaacctCTTTGCCACAGTCTTTGGTCCATATTCCATCATGGGCAGATCTGTTGTGATCCATGAGCAGGAAGATGACATGGGCAAGGGCAATAATCAGGCCAgtttggaaaatggaaatgctgGGAAACGTCTGGCTTGCTGTGTGATTGGGATAAGCAGCAAGAACTTGTGGGAAGAGAAACTGCCTGAAGTTATGGACAAGAAGAAGAGAGGGCTCAACAAAAGAATGTACAACCAGGCTTAGGTGAAGTCCAGAATGCCAGCTACAGCCTGGGCAGAACAAAGTAACTCAGGCTGTGCTGTTGCCCACTAAGATATACATGGCTAAAGGATTCCCGTTTGCTTGCTCGTCTATGAAATGCGTATCACTTTTGCAGACCTTCCTTTATGTAAGCCCATCAATAAAACCAGCATCAACTCAACATTGTGAGTGttttcttgaaggaaaaagATTCCTTTTATGCAGTTTGGGAGTTGAATGCATGTAAGCAAGAGTGCAGATGGATAGGGTGTGTGGGCTAAAGAATCTGTGTGCAGCAAGGGTCTTTTAAGGATCGTTAGATACTAAAGGAAAGAAGTAAGAATGTGCCTCTCATTAGATGCTATTCTGTAGTTAGGTGCCAacttgaaaagcagaaagggtCTCTATGCTGTTAACAGTGCTGGGTGTTGTGTTGCAAGACCTTGGTAGTGGACTTCCCCTAGAAATAAGGGAAAGTACAGAAATTTCTGTGTTGAACTTCAGATCCATTATGTTATTCTACTTGTATAAGTCTCTAGTCTGTGCCTGTTTGTAAAAAAGTTATATACAAAAGTTACAATGCTGCTTAGACGATGATAAAGTTAACAGAtcagagagaaatattttcaaagcaaaaaaatactgAGTGTGTTACTTCATACAAAACTGTAGGAACAAAGTCAGTTTGGTCTGGGAGAAGTGACAGTGAAAAGATTTAAGTAAGATAATTTTCAGACTTGCAACTCTCACTTAATAAGGctttagtttttaaatttaacacAACTCAGAACATTAAAACACCACTCCCATGGCAATCATTCATCTAATActaagaagagaaaaggaaacaagcaGGTAGAACAAGTAtatcaggaaatatttttattaaagatgACAAAATTTATTAATAGAGTTTAACCATGTTGTGCTGTTAATCTAGGCAGCAACAAAAGACTGGTttgcaaataaattaaactgCATAATTTAGAAAGCAAACTACAAAACAGAAGCTTGTAAACAAAATGCTATCTTTTAGAAATGTAACAGATTTTCAGCTTAATCTCAGTTAAGATTTTGAAATACATTCCTGAGCTCATAGGGATTAAAGAAATTCCACTATCTTTATAATACAAATTCCCATATGCTTAAAAATAGTCTCACTTAGAAAAGAAGCAGCATTCTAAAAGATGCTTCTTAATCTGTCATTTTCACACACTTATTTTACAAATTCAGtgaacattattttttccaataacCACATCATCATACTTTCAAATGAAATCCTTCTCACAGATAATGCATGACTTCATCTTTATGTACGACAACGTCCTCAAAATCAGTTTGTGAAATGCAGTTTCTCAATACTCCTGCCACAAAATTCCCTTCCCAGTTTGCTTccccaaaacccaacaccaAAAAGGCTTACATGTCTGGTTGTGATTTCTGCACTTCCAAAGAAGTAGAAAAGGGGAACACAggtcttaaaaaaacaaaacaaacaaacaaaacaaacacaaaaaaacccccaaaatgaCCCCTCAAAAGCTAAGGTAGAGTTGACTCCACAAAAAAACACTAGTTAAATTTActcggggggaaaaaaatcattgtatTAGCACAACAATATCAATTAAAGCAATATCTGAGGAAAATTCTGACAAGAATATTTAATTACTTATCACCTAGTGCAGCAGCGTCTTACTTTTACAAGTCTCCCTGTTTTGAAGTCTTGTGTTCCTGGAAGAAAGCTAAAAATGTAGCTAGAATACACATTTGCtagaagagaaaggagagggCCAATATTGCAGCAATGGCATCACACTGGAAATGAGGTTTTCAGAGATCTAAGTATCTTAACTGGAATTTAGTGATtgcaaagattttaaaatggcaTCTAAGAGGGAGAATGGTGTGAGGACAATTACCAAGACGCCCTAATTGTTGGGTTGTACAACAGTATGCTCTCACAGAAAAGACATACTGAAAACAATCAACAAATGAGGTGCTAAAAAGCTGTTGATCCAGCACTGCTTCAACCTTACAGCAAGCTCCTCACTAACTAATAGCATTAACTGGGACTGTTAAGGGACAGTGCGCAAAATACTCATTCTCACATCTCTGCAGATACAGGAcagggaaacaggaaaagatCCTCAACATTTCTGAGCTCAACACATGAAATCTTGACCTTCTTATTCACTTGCCTCAGTTCAGACTGCATTGATACTTAGCTCTGTGCAGGATCAGTCcgtgaaagatggaaaaattcaCCTCAAACAAAATGCTACTTCATGTGACATTCAggcattaaaggaaaaaaaaaaaaaacccgcacATTCTCCTAGAGATTTTAGTTTCTAcagctatttttcttctgactgtCACAAAAATGAGTCAGTAATGCAGTCAGTTACAATTACTGGGAACAGCTTAACATTCTTTCAAACACTTAAATTCTTGGGTTTTTTACAGGTAATGAGGAATTTTAATGGTGAGCaagataacaaaataaaaactttttacTGCTTCATGTCTCTAATACGCTTAACTATTTATATAACTTTTGTTCTTAAGGACTGCTGCTTAACATCAGTGGAATGTTACAATGTCCAATTACCTTTAAAGACAAAGTACACATATTTGAGGAGCACTAAGTATGGCTTTATATCCTGCAGACAGACACTGAAAGGGTTACACAAATGCACCTGCTAGGGAAAACATGAGAACAGAGACAAGCCACATTTTTCACCTTCCAACTCTCACTccttatatttatatgtaataATTTACATACAGCCTTTCTTCTGCTGAATACAAACCGTCCATGGGCTCTGACACCTTGATTATGGCAGCACCTGCTAGCTCATCTTACACATACAGAAGAGTTTGTCAGTACTGCTAATATAAACTCTCTTTATTCAGTAGCTGACAAGTGGGCTGTAAAAACTTGCAGCTGGCAGTTATTTGTCAAAGAAGTACTCAATCTGGGagggattttcctttttattagttgtattttattaaatttgctttaattttctctgATTGGTTTCAAGTTCTAGGAGTGAGAAATGAGTATTTACGGACAATTAGGTCCCAAGCCAGCAGAAAAATTGCCTTGACGGCTGCTGGCCCATAGAAGATTCACAGCTGCAGAGACTATTCCTTATGCTACAAACAGGAGAGGAAAGACCTGCCTCCCCGTCCTCAACAGCTGCTAACTTCAACCTTAAGTATTCCCTCGTTGCTGCCTTCCTAGAAGCAGagtggcacagctccagcctcaggACCAAGCTAGGGAATaacacagcagctccctttCCCCCCAGTTATTATAGGAATGTTTTTCTGTGACTAAACCTCTTCAAGAgaagaagtttaaaaaagtgGCAACCATGCAAATAATCCTTCTATGATACCATAGACTGGTGaaatgaggaggaaaggaagagttATCCTTAAttccaagaaaattaaaaagacataaaattcCTTTAGAAAGGAGAGTACAGATAAGAGTAGGCTGAAACCTATCACCCATTAACTAAGCCCAAGGGCTCCTTCAAGCTCCTGTAAGGAGAGGAATGCAGTTCCAGAAACTGACAGCCAAGCAGCTGGACAGGACATCACTGGTTCTCCTCTTGCTGTTTGCTTTAGAACAGCATTGCTGCTTCTCACAGTAAGACTTCTGGCTTCTCTGATGATGTTTCCTTCAGAGCTTCATTAAAATGGCCTCTCAGTATCTGGTGAAATAActtgcttcattttcatgagatgagctgggagaggaaaggaaaaattttgtACAGCAGACAAAATACAAAGGTATTTTAATACAGGTTTGTAATGAGAGAACTATATACATGCAGGGATGGTTTTCAGAAATTTCCTGTAAGGGAACAGTGATCTTATTTTAAGGATGTACAGTCACTGTATGTAAAGAGAAACAGAACACAGTctgagaaagaagcaaaagcTCGCAGTCTTAAGATGCTTCTCAATTTatcatttcaaaattttcatccTTGAGAGACATTTCTCAACATTAAAATACAGTCCAGCACTAGGACCATACATGTTTCAGGAGCCTAGTGATAACAAGATAAATCATTATCACTGGCCTCTTTACTGCACTAATATAAATTATATCAATCTATATAGAAAATTCAAACAATTACAAAAACCCAACATGACTAAACCTCACCACTAATTCTTTTCCTTAGGTAATTTACAGTTTTGGTACACTACAGCCAGAACTAACAGAAAAACGTATTTTTCAAAGAATTACTAACATTTCAGTATAAAATAATCAACCCTACAGCACAATATTTTACTGATCATATCTGCAACAGCACAGACACTGCACAAGGATTACAGTGAGATGCTTGAGGGACTGGATTTCATACCTCAAGCCAAACTGTTATCCAAATATTCACGGTTTTCAGCAACATCagatggtttctttttttcagattcaGAGAGCTCCTCCAAGCTGTTATTTGTGTCAGCAGTTTTAACACTGAGCCCTCCATGCCTTCCAGCGTCCTCAGTGCGCACTACATCAATGGTGCTGCTATTCTGATCCCCTCTTTCATTTGGAATTTCACAATCTCTCTCTAAGGTTTTGTCATTGTCTTTCAGGGCCTCAGTTTCACCTGTTCGTTCATTCTCAGAGTTTGAGGGATCTGTGGGGTCAGATGGATCAGGGCTGGAAAGTGGGAAGTCTGCCTCTGATGAATCATTAAGCTCTGCTTCAACTCCCACGTTCTGTTCCCCCACAGGAGCgcctcctcttttcccttccagttCTGCAACTGTCAGTTTAATTATCTGACTTCCAAGCTTGTTTGTGTCTTCTTCCTCAGAAGGTAGCTGGGGTAATGAAGggtaaaaatgtttattttggatTCTGTTATTTAAGTTTGTTCCCTCTGGAGCCAGGGACTCACTTGCAACAGCATAAGTTTCATCACATTCTCCCTTCTGTTCTGCTGAAAGAGAAATGGAACAGCAAGATATTCGAGTCAGTTGGAGGCATTTGTTACATCTCTGATCTGAAGAATATTACTACCAGTGCTGGACCATAGAGATGTTTAtctcagtaaagaatttttaagagtgcttccctttcccacccaaGCCTGTTTCTTAGACAATAAACAATCAACACTAAGTTTCTTGCTGGATCTGGCTCTGTCTTGGATCCTGTCTTTCCCGAATACCAACAATTTTAAGAGTTGGAAAGTACCATACTGTAGAACAAGGTCAGAAAAACTTTTCCAGAGGAATATCAACTCCAAGCAAGGCACTTAACTACGGAAATTTCTGACACAGCTTACCCTCATCACTACCAGTTTCAGGGGTTAACACAAGCTCCATTTATTTGGAGCTTTTCACAGGTTTCATCCAACAATGAAGTTCTGTTATTGGCCCTGCAACATTTCTCTAAGCATAAAAGATTTTGATTAGGGTAACAGCATAAAAGAGAGCAGCAGTACAAGAATTTTAAGCATAACATTATACTAAAaggcaaacactgaaaaaagtgtaaaaatagagaaaaaaatcaagatgcAATCAAACACCCATGAACATGTCCTTTAATGTGCCCATTAAAGGACAGGAAGTCTCATTGAAAATAAGCTTGAGAAgtaaagtaagaaaaattaggaaatgcCAAAAGTAAGTCTGCTTTGAGAGCTTAAAATTACTCTTGTTGTGCAGATGCATTACCTTCTAGTATATAAGAATTTACTCAATTTCTGTCATAGGAATCCTGCCTCACACAAGAATGGGactgcctggctgcagaggaCCAGCCTACTGTCTCTATCATACCTGCCTCACTTAGAATTTGGGAGCTACTGAGTGAATGAGACCAGGGTTGGCATGAAGAGACTTACTGCCATCAACAAAGCTAGGAATGCAACTCTGAAGAGCTGGAATTTAAGCCTGTGGAAAAGGCAGGGATAAATTAACTTTCAAAAGGTGATCACCCACTGGATCTAAGCCTCATTATCTGAGAAGTCAGCTGGAAAACTACCAGCTTGATGTGCAGTAGTGCTCTGCTTCTGCTGTACCTCAAAGTGCTCCAAATGAGCCAAAGTGTATGTACTTCAAACTAGCAATCAAAATTAGCAGGGACTCTACCTTCCTCTTTgcatgcctcagtttcctcccTCTTACAGTAGAATAACACCAACCTATCATCTTGCTGCATTCTCTGGAAGATAAATTGTCTCAAAACACTAAATGACCAGAGAAAAGTTCATAGAAGAACAGCACTGTTGTCTTCAGGGAATGCCTGAAATAGCACCCAGGCAGTACAGCAGGCACAAGGCATTCAACAATGATGCAGAAAAACCCTGAGTAGCTGCTCATGAGCATGTTCAAGTACAATCCATCCCATGACACCATCCATCCTGTGCATCGAATGCAGTGAGACTTCGTGGCACAAGACAGGCTTTAATTCCTATGACTGTACTCTGTCATTATGCACGTTCACACAGGAACCACACAGTAGATCCTACAGGCATCTACCATCCAGCTTAACTGAAACAATGGTAACGAGTGCAGATTAAAGGAGGCTTTGACGAGACCAGGGTAAGCAGATAGACTGGAttaaaaaagcctgaaaaagcCCTCTGATTAT
Encoded here:
- the SOD3 gene encoding extracellular superoxide dismutase [Cu-Zn] gives rise to the protein MFLIISLVTGLALSASGVMTDKETDPRQDSLHEIQKQVNDLWQNLLYPVTRGNETDWMIYTTCEMKPSSKIDTDKPQVTGQVLFRQSYSYGRLEAIFYLDGFPLDNNQSSRAIHIHELGDLSNGCDSTGGHYNPFRVNHPRHPGDFGNFLPKDGKIRKYKTNLFATVFGPYSIMGRSVVIHEQEDDMGKGNNQASLENGNAGKRLACCVIGISSKNLWEEKLPEVMDKKKRGLNKRMYNQA